AAGATGGAATAAGCAGCAATTGAATAAGCACTAATGCAAACCTACTACGTGGCTGGCATGTACACCTCAAGAATTGTGTTCTTACAGCGAGGCTTTAAGCAATGGCATATTGGATCGTCTCCTCATCTTTAGGCCTCCACATTGTTTTTTGTGCACACAACATTCCTTCCTTGTTTTTTGAGTAGGTCATGCGGATATCCCACTGCATCGACTTGAATATGTTTTCAAGTTCACtaattattttgacggtgtCCCGGACTATGATATTTCCTTCAGGTCTCAAAATCCGATCAACCTCAGAAACCAAAGCCACGATGCTACACCTGCAGGCCGGAAAATTAGAACAAGCCAAAACATGAGTTGTCTGAATAAAAACACTGGATCTCACACGCACTTGGCCTTTATCTTTGAGAAAATATGATCGGCGTGGAGAAGATCATAAGATCTTGGGTAAGTGCTGAATGATTCACACCACTCGTGGTAAATTCCAAACAGACCTCGCTCATAAATAATTGGTAGTGTATCAGGAGCATCTATAGAGACAACATTCATAACCCACAAATTCAATTCTCTCAGAGCAGCAGCAAATCTGCAAATAGAACAAGCTAGATAGCGTGAGATTGGAAAATTGAATAGATCGCAATAATGCTACCACAGGATAGCCCATATGCAATTAAGACAAGAATGTTCAAAAGCAAAGAAGAGGAGTAATAtgattcttcaatttttttttcacttaCCCTCCATAGATAGCACGCATGTCCATGACATTTCTCACAGTTGACCACTTAATTCCCAGCCCATTTAGATATGACTTGTTCACTACACGTTTCCAGTGTTCATTATCAGCAGCAAAATCTTCTGGAGCTGGCTTCCCATAGGCTCCAACCTGGGAAGTCAACAACCAATAAGGTGTTTTTTCCACTCTGGCAGGCCACTGTTCTGGCCATTGAGAACCACGCTCTGACAAAGCAACAGGAACTTTGTGCATGCATGGTTGTAAAGGTACGTTCCTGAGTAGATAAAGAGATAAGGAAATATTCAAGATCAATCAAATAGAAAATGCAATTGCAGTTCGAGCGACACTGAGCATACCAGGCAGCATTTGGATCATCAGAATTTTGGCAAAGTGGGGGATCATTTTGTGACCTCTGTTCATAGCACTCATTTGAAGTAGGCTTACGATATACAGCAATCCCTACTCTATTTACTTCATCCTTGGAAATTGAAACAACTTCCCAGCACATTGCTTCAGTGAGTTTCTTCATCGCTGTCCAACACACATTTATTAGAGCTAGAAAACCTAATCAGCTTTGAGGGATAGCAGAGTAAAATTGTACCTTCCCAGATCCCAATATCATCAGGAAGTTTCCGGTAAATGGGAGTTGCCGACCAAACAAAGAAACCACCAGGCCTCAGTAAACGGTTCAGCTCCAAGAGAAGCTTACCACCTAAATATTATTACATGTTATACAATGAAGTGAATTTACAATGAAGTGAATTATCACATGTTAAAAGAAAAAGCATAGATGTGGTTATTTCCGAGTCGGAAACTTAAACACATGTACATATAAATGAAAAAGGAGCTGGTTAATGCCCAAATACTTCTCCATGTGATTTTATAGCTCAAATACTCGTGGACTAATCCAATGATCTTTTTCAACTAAAAGTAACAGGGATTCAACTACCTTCAATATGCCAAGGCACCCTACAACGTGCACAATGGACAACATCAAAAACTCTCCCTGGGTAAGGAAGTCTCTTAGTACCCATAACAGCAGATATAGCAGGTATTCCTCTTTCAAGTGCAAATTGAACCTGAGCTTCATGCTCATCTTTCGGAGCTAATGACATTGTCAGCACATCCTTTTCAAAGAGAAAGCCCCCAAAGCTAGCAACTCCACATCCAACATCCAAAACAACTCGGGAGTGTTTTCCCCACGCAATGCCAGGCACAGACTATTTAACAATCAattgtaatgagtcaaaacaGTCAAGTTCCAGGTAATTATTTACTCATCATTCATGATAGGAGTCACCTTTTATATGCATGCCACAATTTTGACAATACTATCATAATTGACATAGGAACACATGCAGGGTAACATAATGAAAACTaaaaatattcatctcattgCTAAAACCAGAATCACAAAAATTTGCATAACGGCGAGAAGAAAAGATCAAACATAAGCCTACTTGTTAATTCCTTGTAGATTGAGTAAGACAAAGGAGAGACACATGCACATGCAAGTCCAATTTAATAAGGCACATACAACACTACCTCTTGTATGAATTCAATATAATGAAGAGCGCCATTCTTAAACTGGGTGCCACCACCAGGGAAAGTAAGGTATTCACCGCTAATTTTAACCCAATTCTGGTGCCCTTTAACTTCTGCAAGTTTTGTGTGGGGAACATTATGGTACCAAATCTGTCAAATATAGTAACAGAAGTTGGCATGAGAAAGCAATAGCcaaaaagataaagctaaaaaaCCTATTTTGGAAGTACTTTACCTTTTCCCGGCTTGTAGGCCACTCAATCGGGTGCAGGTATCTTTCAGGAAGTGGAACAAGACAGGTGGGGGGATTGTCTGGGCAGTGCCTCTCCCTGTGTTCGTAGTGCTTAGTTGATGGAAGTCTCCGAACTTCTGCCCAGTTGTCAAGGCACGGAATAAAATCTGGCCCAGAGGTGGTGTTGCAAAGTTTCCAACTGTAAACATATTGATTCTCCGATTGGGATGATTTCTGGGCTTCATTCTCATTTGCGGACTCCGTTGCTTGAGTCGAAAAGAATTCATTTTGGGTTGAATATTCATTTAAAATTTCTGATTCAGATCCAGAAGGAAGCAACTCAACAGAGTTGTTCTTCGCAAAAGAACCATGATCTAGCTCCTCATCTTTATTTATCACCACACTTTCGTCTATTTGACTCTCTCTCTTGCCATCTTTCATCtcatttgttttcttttcaGATTCTTTCTCACCGTCATCAGAATTTCTTTCCATCTCTACAGATCCAGTAGCTTTATTCGCCATCTGAGATTTTCCGTCGTCTCCATTTTCTGATCCATCTTCTGTATTTTCATACTTAGAACTCTCTTTCAATTTGTCTTCCTTCTTCTCCTTATTGTCTGTTTCATTCTCTTCCTCTTGATTTAAATTCCTGTCTGTGTCCCCTTTGGTCTCATTCTCAGTTAAATCACCTGCATTATCCTCAAACTGATTTGACTTTCCATCATCAGTTAGTTCATGACTGCCACCAGCAACATTGCTACTATTATCAATgttatcatcatcatcattattCTCACTTTTGCTATCAGTAGTGTGTGTCTTCACCTTGTTCTCGCTTTCCAGAGAGACATCAGTATTTTGAAAACGGACCATAGAAGACGTTGACATCATCCATACACCAACTAAACAAAGGGCTACAAAAACCATTATTGCGACTGTTGAGCAGTATCTCGATGATGATCTCCGACCATCAACTCTAGAGTATTTTCCTGGTGCCATATTTCTACCGTCTACTTCAATTAGTCCAATGTCAGTTTACTTTGACACCTATACACAAACACCTTTCAAGATTGAACCTCGTCATTTAAGGAGTGGATGTCAAATACATCAAAGTTGAGAAAGGTACAAGCAAAGAAACACATTTTATACATCAAATATGAAACATTAAATTTGAAGAGTGTTCTAAACAGCAGTACAAGTCCACGAATAGATCCTCTTTTCTGAAATTTAGATGATATACAAACAAGGAACAGATTCAATAATAATTTCGAAGATCATGGAACGATAATTTCAGCTCTGAAAAAGAACAAGATAGGGGTACTTAGGAAGGCAGAGACTTTTCAGAAATGGAATTTTATCATTATTAATACGGTTCAAATAAAAGAGGTGGCAGCAAACAATGGCCAAAGTAGGTACTTGATGAAAAGCATATGATTTGCCAAAGGCTGGGTGAATGTTCTGAAACTAAACGTTAATTTTATTTGACCGTTATAAATCAGACTTCTGTAAAATGGTGGCCAGGCAAAGTAATTGATGAATCATTTTGTTTCTTGCATATATTTCTGCCTGGACGCTCCAGTGGTGAATATTTTTGCTatttcgttttgaaattttcaagaaatctAACCCAACGGTTTCATACTAACTTCAGAAAGTACAAAAAAAGGAAAGTACCTATTTTTATTCGATCTATAGAGTATCAACGATCTAAGCTTAAAAGAGCATAAAGCAGCAAGCATCCACAGACAAACTCATCATCCGGAAAACTCAGCCAAGTTCACACATTCAAAAACGAAATATCAGAAAACGAATACGTAAcatcatataaatatttttcaaaattaaacaCGTCTACCACTCCACCTTCCAAATTACTAAAAACAAATTGCTCACCAAATTCTGTGGCGAAACTAACGAGGTAGTGCCGTGGTTACAAAAATTACAAAGGTGGTGGCGGAGCCCGCATCAGAAGAGACCACTCCAATGATACAGAAGAGCTGGAAGAAATGCGAACATGAAGTATGTCTTCCTCTAACGGCTTCCAATTGCAGAGCTGACAGCTAAGGCGTCCAACACGAGTGGAAGTGAATTCTACACCTGGTGTGTCGGCGGAGATACCGGCGACGATGAAGAACGGCAGAAAGAAATGGAAATCAAACCCGGCTCTGGGATTCGTTAGCTATACAGAAACTTGGGCCCCCGGAGAGTCAGATATCGATATGCAGAGAGAGGAAGGGACGAATGGAGatttttcaaatcaaaatttaaaaatgacgaatatatttaatatttaatacttATTTGCTCttcatgtaattaattaattcaattgaacaaattaattattaataaactGTTGTAGAACGGGGCACACGCATTGTGTTTGGAGAAGATTGAAATAATAAATCATCATAgaagaaaaataagaaaaaaattaatttgaacaattaaaagggcatttttaggaaaattaattaagaaattgtaattgatttttaggaaaattaataAAGAAATTGTAATTGAAGATTCTAAGTATTAAGACATTACCCTAAATAGTGTCGAATATAAGATATTTAGGTACTGGTTGTTtgtaatagtaataataataataataatataaaaatatatgaaatgaaGACTTGACttttgataatatatgtatttaaCAATGTCGTTGCTTTCCAATAAACGCCATTCTTGTAGAGCTTCTATGGGTGttcaataaatttatataaaaaaaaacatttacgcCACGGACGTTGACAATATCAGTGCCTTAAATTCTTAAAACGCCGTACAAAAAAATAATCTTCAAATGTCGTAATTATTGCATAAATTCAATAACATAAAAACCCActatacttttaaatatgtcaCAAACTCCGTGAAAAAATAACTAAAAGCatcatgcatcgttaaaaatTCATGCAGATTCCCCAAATTATTAAGTTGAGATATCTCGACGTTTCAACAAAGAGACATGTATTCGCAGATGGCCACCTTGAATGGAGTAAAAATACAAATGGGAAGAAGGTATGGACATATATGGTCGTGACTTTCGTCTGtatattttttatctattcaAATCATAAATGGTATTTTAATGTCATGTTCATATTAATATACGATGTTGCTATCATGGATTCATGACCGACATTCATAATTATCAACTGTGTTATCTGACATAGATCACTGCGTGGATAATTGAAGACAACTTTTGGATTTGTGACCAAATCTGAGTTAAGGATCCTGTCACTGTGTATGGTATTAGATTATGTAATGTATTGGATATCATATGGAACATAATGAAACCCATATATAAAATGGATGATGTCAAATGATTATTATCTATGGGGTGCAATACAACAGCTGTAACATAGGTTTACCTGTGATGAAGGAACCATTAGATGATCATATCATATCCATGTAATATACAGCCTTAACACAAACCTGGTAAAAACTGACTATAGTTGCAAACTGTGACCCATATACATACTAACACACTTGTAGCAATCCTTAAAACAATATAAATGTACATCTCAAAAGGCTAAAACAACCCTTACCCCCATTCGTGTAGATTACCATCGAAGCCGAGGCTCGGGGGAACCTGTGCTGGGGCATCAGCAAGTTCTCTCACTCTAGATAGAATTTGGGCAGGGATCGGAATGGAAGCATTTTTGCGGGAAGAAGCGTGCATCTGCTGTAACATTTACCAAGTATAACTAAGCATGGTTGATACTAATATCGATGAAAGTCACTAGAAGTTTCGACGcagataatatttgaaaattattttatttatcacAAACGAAAATAATCATCACgctgaaatttaaaatacaaataaagATGTTAGTTTACGAAAAAAATGAGAATCCGCATCATACAAGATTTGAGAACATATTATCACTTCCAGACTGTAGCGATACCCAAACCGTCATACATGAATTGTTCAGCCAATCACAAACTGATTATTGAATATTTTCCGATCATGGTCTATTCCTCTCCTATTCACACAGCCACTAAGGTTTTTTTCCCCGGGTCTGTCTTACACAGGTAGGCTTCATTTGAGAATGAGGAGAAAAAAGTAAAACAGCAAACAAATAGCAGCATATATTGAAATAGATAACATGTTAATCGCATCAGAATCATACTTAGTGGTGGTATAGACGTGCATCTAAAATAAAGTTCAACTATCAATGTGGTAAAGTGAATTAGCCTAATGTGACAACACATTGTGCTCACCCCATCTCTAGCTGGCAACTCTGCAAGGCTAGCTCTGAGGAGATTACGCCATTTATCCTACAAAAAAGCATTCCACCATTCAAGCTTAAAATGATGGCTTAAAAGTGGATGATGTAACCCAGTTCTGCTGCACTTCACTTACTGAACCTTTATGTACCTACCTTGAGATCAACTGAAGTTCTGTAAGAACATGATAAAAAGGCAGAACGTTTAATTTCAGACCATCTACCAGCACCATATTTAGCAACTCCTTCAACCAGCTTAACAACCTCACTTAGAGTCCAAGGTCGATGATGTTTCCTCCTTGTTCCTCCATTTTCTTTGGCAACTGTAACCACCTCGTCGTCCGAACCATTG
This window of the Primulina tabacum isolate GXHZ01 chromosome 4, ASM2559414v2, whole genome shotgun sequence genome carries:
- the LOC142542486 gene encoding putative methyltransferase PMT26 yields the protein MAPGKYSRVDGRRSSSRYCSTVAIMVFVALCLVGVWMMSTSSMVRFQNTDVSLESENKVKTHTTDSKSENNDDDDNIDNSSNVAGGSHELTDDGKSNQFEDNAGDLTENETKGDTDRNLNQEEENETDNKEKKEDKLKESSKYENTEDGSENGDDGKSQMANKATGSVEMERNSDDGEKESEKKTNEMKDGKRESQIDESVVINKDEELDHGSFAKNNSVELLPSGSESEILNEYSTQNEFFSTQATESANENEAQKSSQSENQYVYSWKLCNTTSGPDFIPCLDNWAEVRRLPSTKHYEHRERHCPDNPPTCLVPLPERYLHPIEWPTSREKIWYHNVPHTKLAEVKGHQNWVKISGEYLTFPGGGTQFKNGALHYIEFIQESVPGIAWGKHSRVVLDVGCGVASFGGFLFEKDVLTMSLAPKDEHEAQVQFALERGIPAISAVMGTKRLPYPGRVFDVVHCARCRVPWHIEGGKLLLELNRLLRPGGFFVWSATPIYRKLPDDIGIWEAMKKLTEAMCWEVVSISKDEVNRVGIAVYRKPTSNECYEQRSQNDPPLCQNSDDPNAAWNVPLQPCMHKVPVALSERGSQWPEQWPARVEKTPYWLLTSQVGAYGKPAPEDFAADNEHWKRVVNKSYLNGLGIKWSTVRNVMDMRAIYGGFAAALRELNLWVMNVVSIDAPDTLPIIYERGLFGIYHEWCESFSTYPRSYDLLHADHIFSKIKAKCSIVALVSEVDRILRPEGNIIVRDTVKIISELENIFKSMQWDIRMTYSKNKEGMLCAQKTMWRPKDEETIQYAIA